A genomic region of Taeniopygia guttata chromosome 28, bTaeGut7.mat, whole genome shotgun sequence contains the following coding sequences:
- the OCLN gene encoding occludin isoform X1 produces the protein MFPGVFCGISKGFLVGSPKGFFCGGLQGFFVGVSKGGFLVGSPKGFFLWGLQDFFVGSPRSFCGSSKIFLWGLHGFFCEGSPGFFCGKFPRVFCLFVCLFVFVGSPSFFGDSDSGWRLPASVSRGNSGWVATVTKGPKSFPCHPPQVTDPSASGFVPLSPAGMFTKKPYDSPASGYGPPPLTSYGPPAGDYGYDFGARSPPPGSYYVEDAPQHFYRWWSPPGLVRVLEAAVLLLCVAVFACVASTLAWDYGYGYGYGGVLGSGPGGYYGSGYYGSGVNYGYGYGGYYGGVTNPRAANGFMIAMAVLCFLAQLGLLVASLSKSSGSRSRRFYLAVIVVCAVLALLMLVASIVYVVGVNPQAQMSGGYYYSPLLAMCNQVYAGGAVLNQYLYHYCTVDPQEAVAIACGFLMVLLLCLICLFAHKTRSKIWKYGKHNIYWDRPPAGHEGPDVEEWVKNVSGGTSVPDEAATVAYSEKGETPGPAPPYSPPSYSDPPQKGWKSDPPQDPPSPPEEEQDAAPPHPKPPARRGRRRGRRQPEREGSQCSQCSQYDTEPTTAAESGDERDSEQWHRLYPPIGSPSDRQRYKADFGAELRRYKELCAHMDGVNERLAQLAAQLDQVPEDSAQYQALAEEYNHLKDLKRSPEYQEKKRESKTLRNKLFHIKRMVSDYDKLRG, from the exons atgtttCCAGGTGTTTTTTGTGGGATCTCCAagggttttttggtggggtctccaaaggggtttttttgtgggggtctccaaggtttttttgtgggggtcTCCAaagggggttttttggtggggtctccaaaggggttttttttgtggggtctccaagatttttttgtggggtCTCCAAGATCTTTTTGTGGGAGCTCCAAGATCTTTTTGTGGGGTCTCCATGGTTTTTTTTGCGAGGGGTCTCCAGGGTTCTTTTGTGGGAAGTTTCCCagggttttctgtttgtttgtttgtttgtttgtttttgtgggctCTCCGAGCTTTTTTGGTGACTCCGACTCTGGGTGGCGactccctgcctcagtttcccgcGGTAACTCCGGCTGGGTGGCGACGGTGACAAAGGGACCAAAGTCCTTCCCTTGCCACCCTCCGCAGGTGACAGACCCGTCCGCGAGTGGCtttgtccccttgtcccctgcAGGGATGTTCACCAAGAAACCCTACGACAGCCCCGCCAGCGGCTACGGGCCACCCCCGCTCACCTCCTACGGGCCGCCCGCGGGCGACTACGGCTACGATTTCGGGGCCCGCTCGCCGCCGCCGGGCTCCTACTACGTGGAGGACGCCCCGCAGCATTTCTACCGGTGGTGGTCGCCGCCGGGGCTCGTGCGGGTGCTGGAGGCcgcagtgctgctgctctgcgtGGCCGTGTTCGCCTGCGTGGCCTCCACGCTGGCCTGGGACTACGGCTACGGCTACGGCTACGGCGGCGTGCTGGGCAGCGGCCCGGGCGGCTACTACGGCTCGGGCTACTACGGCAGCGGGGTCAACTACGGCTACGGCTACGGCGGCTACTACGGCGGCGTCACCAACCCGCGGGCGGCCAACGGCTTCATGATCGCCATGGCCGTGCTCTGCttcctggcccagctggggctcttGGTGGCCAGCCTGAGCAAGTCCAGCGGTTCGCGGTCGCGCCGTTTTTACCTGGCGGTCATCGTGGTGTGCGCCGTGCTGGCTCTGCTCATGTTGGTGGCCAGCATCGTCTACGTGGTGGGGGTCAACCCGCAGGCGCAGATGAGTGGTGGCTACTACTACAGCCCGCTGCTGGCCATGTGCAACCAGGTGTACGCCGGCGGCGCCGTGCTCAACCAGTACCTGTACCACTACTGCACCGTGGACCCGCAGGAG GCCGTGGCCATCGCCTGCGGTTTCCtgatggtgctgctgctgtgcctcatCTGCCTCTTCGCACACAAAACCCGCAGCAAGATCTGGAAGTACGGAAAACACAACATTTATTGGGATCGCCCCCCGGCCGGCCACGAGGGGCCCGACGTGGAGGAGTGG GTGAAGAACGTGTCGGGCGGGACGAGCGTTCCGGACGAGGCCGCCACGGTCGCGTACTCGGAGAAGGGCGAGACCCCCGGGCCGGCCCCACCCTACAGCCCCCCCTCGTACAGCGACCCCCCCcaaaagggctggaaaag TGaccctccccaggaccccccctCGCCCCCggaggaggagcaggatgctgcccctccccaccccaagccccccgcccgccgcgggcgccgccggggccggcGCCAGCCCGAGCGCGaaggctcccagtgctcccagtgctcccagtacgaCACCGAGCCCACCACGGCCGCCGAGTCCGGTGACGAGCGCGATAGCGAGCAGTGGCACAG GCTGTACCCCCCGATCGGGTCACCAAGCGACCGCCAGCGCTACAAGGCGGATTTCGGGGCGGAGCTGCGGCGCTACAAGGAGCTCTGCGCCCACATGGACGGGGTCAACGAGcggctggcacagctggcagcacagctggaccAGGTGCCCGAGGACAGCGCCCAGTACCAG gcCCTGGCCGAGGAGTACAACCACCTCAAGGACCTGAAGCGG AGCCCGGAGTACCAGGAGAAGAAGCGGGAATCCAAAACGCTCCGGAACAAACTCTTCCACATCAAACGGATGGTGAGCGACTACGACAAACTCCGGGGCTGA
- the OCLN gene encoding occludin isoform X2 yields MPGGRVCPLPMRRAGMFTKKPYDSPASGYGPPPLTSYGPPAGDYGYDFGARSPPPGSYYVEDAPQHFYRWWSPPGLVRVLEAAVLLLCVAVFACVASTLAWDYGYGYGYGGVLGSGPGGYYGSGYYGSGVNYGYGYGGYYGGVTNPRAANGFMIAMAVLCFLAQLGLLVASLSKSSGSRSRRFYLAVIVVCAVLALLMLVASIVYVVGVNPQAQMSGGYYYSPLLAMCNQVYAGGAVLNQYLYHYCTVDPQEAVAIACGFLMVLLLCLICLFAHKTRSKIWKYGKHNIYWDRPPAGHEGPDVEEWVKNVSGGTSVPDEAATVAYSEKGETPGPAPPYSPPSYSDPPQKGWKSDPPQDPPSPPEEEQDAAPPHPKPPARRGRRRGRRQPEREGSQCSQCSQYDTEPTTAAESGDERDSEQWHRLYPPIGSPSDRQRYKADFGAELRRYKELCAHMDGVNERLAQLAAQLDQVPEDSAQYQALAEEYNHLKDLKRSPEYQEKKRESKTLRNKLFHIKRMVSDYDKLRG; encoded by the exons ATGCCCGGGGGTCGCGTTTGTCCCCTCCCCATGCGACGGGCAG GGATGTTCACCAAGAAACCCTACGACAGCCCCGCCAGCGGCTACGGGCCACCCCCGCTCACCTCCTACGGGCCGCCCGCGGGCGACTACGGCTACGATTTCGGGGCCCGCTCGCCGCCGCCGGGCTCCTACTACGTGGAGGACGCCCCGCAGCATTTCTACCGGTGGTGGTCGCCGCCGGGGCTCGTGCGGGTGCTGGAGGCcgcagtgctgctgctctgcgtGGCCGTGTTCGCCTGCGTGGCCTCCACGCTGGCCTGGGACTACGGCTACGGCTACGGCTACGGCGGCGTGCTGGGCAGCGGCCCGGGCGGCTACTACGGCTCGGGCTACTACGGCAGCGGGGTCAACTACGGCTACGGCTACGGCGGCTACTACGGCGGCGTCACCAACCCGCGGGCGGCCAACGGCTTCATGATCGCCATGGCCGTGCTCTGCttcctggcccagctggggctcttGGTGGCCAGCCTGAGCAAGTCCAGCGGTTCGCGGTCGCGCCGTTTTTACCTGGCGGTCATCGTGGTGTGCGCCGTGCTGGCTCTGCTCATGTTGGTGGCCAGCATCGTCTACGTGGTGGGGGTCAACCCGCAGGCGCAGATGAGTGGTGGCTACTACTACAGCCCGCTGCTGGCCATGTGCAACCAGGTGTACGCCGGCGGCGCCGTGCTCAACCAGTACCTGTACCACTACTGCACCGTGGACCCGCAGGAG GCCGTGGCCATCGCCTGCGGTTTCCtgatggtgctgctgctgtgcctcatCTGCCTCTTCGCACACAAAACCCGCAGCAAGATCTGGAAGTACGGAAAACACAACATTTATTGGGATCGCCCCCCGGCCGGCCACGAGGGGCCCGACGTGGAGGAGTGG GTGAAGAACGTGTCGGGCGGGACGAGCGTTCCGGACGAGGCCGCCACGGTCGCGTACTCGGAGAAGGGCGAGACCCCCGGGCCGGCCCCACCCTACAGCCCCCCCTCGTACAGCGACCCCCCCcaaaagggctggaaaag TGaccctccccaggaccccccctCGCCCCCggaggaggagcaggatgctgcccctccccaccccaagccccccgcccgccgcgggcgccgccggggccggcGCCAGCCCGAGCGCGaaggctcccagtgctcccagtgctcccagtacgaCACCGAGCCCACCACGGCCGCCGAGTCCGGTGACGAGCGCGATAGCGAGCAGTGGCACAG GCTGTACCCCCCGATCGGGTCACCAAGCGACCGCCAGCGCTACAAGGCGGATTTCGGGGCGGAGCTGCGGCGCTACAAGGAGCTCTGCGCCCACATGGACGGGGTCAACGAGcggctggcacagctggcagcacagctggaccAGGTGCCCGAGGACAGCGCCCAGTACCAG gcCCTGGCCGAGGAGTACAACCACCTCAAGGACCTGAAGCGG AGCCCGGAGTACCAGGAGAAGAAGCGGGAATCCAAAACGCTCCGGAACAAACTCTTCCACATCAAACGGATGGTGAGCGACTACGACAAACTCCGGGGCTGA
- the OCLN gene encoding occludin isoform X3 has protein sequence MFTKKPYDSPASGYGPPPLTSYGPPAGDYGYDFGARSPPPGSYYVEDAPQHFYRWWSPPGLVRVLEAAVLLLCVAVFACVASTLAWDYGYGYGYGGVLGSGPGGYYGSGYYGSGVNYGYGYGGYYGGVTNPRAANGFMIAMAVLCFLAQLGLLVASLSKSSGSRSRRFYLAVIVVCAVLALLMLVASIVYVVGVNPQAQMSGGYYYSPLLAMCNQVYAGGAVLNQYLYHYCTVDPQEAVAIACGFLMVLLLCLICLFAHKTRSKIWKYGKHNIYWDRPPAGHEGPDVEEWVKNVSGGTSVPDEAATVAYSEKGETPGPAPPYSPPSYSDPPQKGWKSDPPQDPPSPPEEEQDAAPPHPKPPARRGRRRGRRQPEREGSQCSQCSQYDTEPTTAAESGDERDSEQWHRLYPPIGSPSDRQRYKADFGAELRRYKELCAHMDGVNERLAQLAAQLDQVPEDSAQYQALAEEYNHLKDLKRSPEYQEKKRESKTLRNKLFHIKRMVSDYDKLRG, from the exons ATGTTCACCAAGAAACCCTACGACAGCCCCGCCAGCGGCTACGGGCCACCCCCGCTCACCTCCTACGGGCCGCCCGCGGGCGACTACGGCTACGATTTCGGGGCCCGCTCGCCGCCGCCGGGCTCCTACTACGTGGAGGACGCCCCGCAGCATTTCTACCGGTGGTGGTCGCCGCCGGGGCTCGTGCGGGTGCTGGAGGCcgcagtgctgctgctctgcgtGGCCGTGTTCGCCTGCGTGGCCTCCACGCTGGCCTGGGACTACGGCTACGGCTACGGCTACGGCGGCGTGCTGGGCAGCGGCCCGGGCGGCTACTACGGCTCGGGCTACTACGGCAGCGGGGTCAACTACGGCTACGGCTACGGCGGCTACTACGGCGGCGTCACCAACCCGCGGGCGGCCAACGGCTTCATGATCGCCATGGCCGTGCTCTGCttcctggcccagctggggctcttGGTGGCCAGCCTGAGCAAGTCCAGCGGTTCGCGGTCGCGCCGTTTTTACCTGGCGGTCATCGTGGTGTGCGCCGTGCTGGCTCTGCTCATGTTGGTGGCCAGCATCGTCTACGTGGTGGGGGTCAACCCGCAGGCGCAGATGAGTGGTGGCTACTACTACAGCCCGCTGCTGGCCATGTGCAACCAGGTGTACGCCGGCGGCGCCGTGCTCAACCAGTACCTGTACCACTACTGCACCGTGGACCCGCAGGAG GCCGTGGCCATCGCCTGCGGTTTCCtgatggtgctgctgctgtgcctcatCTGCCTCTTCGCACACAAAACCCGCAGCAAGATCTGGAAGTACGGAAAACACAACATTTATTGGGATCGCCCCCCGGCCGGCCACGAGGGGCCCGACGTGGAGGAGTGG GTGAAGAACGTGTCGGGCGGGACGAGCGTTCCGGACGAGGCCGCCACGGTCGCGTACTCGGAGAAGGGCGAGACCCCCGGGCCGGCCCCACCCTACAGCCCCCCCTCGTACAGCGACCCCCCCcaaaagggctggaaaag TGaccctccccaggaccccccctCGCCCCCggaggaggagcaggatgctgcccctccccaccccaagccccccgcccgccgcgggcgccgccggggccggcGCCAGCCCGAGCGCGaaggctcccagtgctcccagtgctcccagtacgaCACCGAGCCCACCACGGCCGCCGAGTCCGGTGACGAGCGCGATAGCGAGCAGTGGCACAG GCTGTACCCCCCGATCGGGTCACCAAGCGACCGCCAGCGCTACAAGGCGGATTTCGGGGCGGAGCTGCGGCGCTACAAGGAGCTCTGCGCCCACATGGACGGGGTCAACGAGcggctggcacagctggcagcacagctggaccAGGTGCCCGAGGACAGCGCCCAGTACCAG gcCCTGGCCGAGGAGTACAACCACCTCAAGGACCTGAAGCGG AGCCCGGAGTACCAGGAGAAGAAGCGGGAATCCAAAACGCTCCGGAACAAACTCTTCCACATCAAACGGATGGTGAGCGACTACGACAAACTCCGGGGCTGA